A window of Halogeometricum sp. S1BR25-6 genomic DNA:
ACCGTCGTCGGCTTCCCGCACGGCCAGCACTCGACGGCCGCCAAGCGCGAGGAGGCCGTCGACGCGTGGGAGAGCGGCGCCGACGAACTGGACATGGTGATAAACGTCGGCCGCCTGAAAGCCGCCGAGAACGACGCCGTCGAGGAGGATGTCGCGGAAGTCGTCGCCGCCGTGCCGGTGCCGGTGAAGGTCATCATCGAGACGGCGCTCCTCTCGGAGGACGAGAAGCGCCGCGCCTGTGAGGCGGCCGTTGAGGCGGACGCCGACTTCGTGAAGACGTCGACGGGGTTCGCCGAGGGCGGCGCGACCGTCGACGACGTGGAACTGATGGCGGAGTACCTGCCCGTGAAGGCCTCCGGCGGCGTCGGCTCCTACGAGAAGGCGACGGAGATGTTCGACGCCGGCG
This region includes:
- the deoC gene encoding deoxyribose-phosphate aldolase, yielding MDRTEFAARIDHTVLGPETTLSDVERVLDEAAEYGMNACIPPCYVAEATDYAPDVTVATVVGFPHGQHSTAAKREEAVDAWESGADELDMVINVGRLKAAENDAVEEDVAEVVAAVPVPVKVIIETALLSEDEKRRACEAAVEADADFVKTSTGFAEGGATVDDVELMAEYLPVKASGGVGSYEKATEMFDAGAERIGASSGVDIVSGYPE